The following proteins come from a genomic window of Sesamum indicum cultivar Zhongzhi No. 13 linkage group LG10, S_indicum_v1.0, whole genome shotgun sequence:
- the LOC105171315 gene encoding serine/threonine-protein kinase HT1, whose protein sequence is MEGKTSEEGLEVPKHEKSLSQNVALGGLKLKGTGSLSDKGMEPKSVGSISSKDMIFRADKIDLKSLDVQLEKHLSRAWSKNVETQNKQTPKEVWEIDPSKLEIRYLVAQGTYGTVYRGTYNSEDVAVKLLDWGEDGMATAAETAALRASFKQEVAVWHKLDHPNVTRFIGASMGTSQFKIPSKNPSEGYTNLPSRACCVVVEFLPGGTLKKFLYKNRKKKLPFKVVIQLALDLSRGLSYLHSKKIVHRDVKAENMLLDTQRTLKIADFGVARVEAQNPRDMTGETGTLGYMAPEVLDGKPYNRKCDVYSFGICLWEIYCCDLPYTDLSFAEVSSAVVSQNLRPEIPRCCPSSLANIMKKCWDANPEKRPDMDEVVRLLEAVDTSKGGGMIPEDQAGGCFCFAPTRGP, encoded by the exons ATGGAAGGGAAAACGAGTGAGGAAGGTCTGGAGGTGCCCAAACATGAGAAATCATTGAGTCAGAACGTGGCCTTAGGGGGTTTGAAATTGAAGGGCACAGGAAGTTTAAGTGATAAGGGCATGGAGCCGAAGAGTGTCGGAAGCATTAGCAGCAAAGACATGATCTTTCGGGCTGATAAAATCGATCTCAAGAGCTTGGATGTGCAACTTGAGAAGCATTTGAGCAGGGCTTGGTCGAAAAACGTTGAGACACAGAATAAGCAGACACCAAAGGAAGTCTGGGAGATCGATCCTTCGAAATTGGAAATTCGGTATCTTGTGGCTCAGGGCACTTACGGGACGGTTTATAGGGGTACTTATAATTCGGAGGACGTTGCAG TAAAGCTATTGGACTGGGGAGAGGATGGTATGGCCACAGCTGCTGAAACTGCTGCACTTCGGGCATCATTTAAACAGGAGGTTGCTGTTTGGCACAAGCTTGACCATCCAAATGTTACTAGA TTTATTGGTGCTTCAATGGGCACTTCACAATTCAAAATTCCTTCCAAAAACCCGTCTGAAGGCTATACCAACCTTCCATCGAGGGCATGTTGTGTTGTGGTGGAATTTCTCCCTGGAGGGACACTGAAAAAGTTCTTATACAAGAACAGGAAGAAGAAGCTTCCCTTTAAAGTTGTGATCCAGCTTGCTCTTGACCTATCTAGAGG ACTCAGCTATCTACATTCCAAGAAGATCGTACACCGTGATGTAAAAGCTGAAAACATGTTGTTGGATACTCAAAGAACACTGAAAATTGCTGATTTTGGTGTTGCTCGTGTCGAAGCTCAAAATCCAAGGGACATGACCGGTGAAACGGGGACCCTTGGCTATATGGCTCCAGAG GTACTAGATGGAAAACCTTACAACAGAAAATGCGATGTCTACAGCTTTGGAATTTGCTTATGGGAAATATACTGTTGTGATCTTCCTTACACAGACCTTAGTTTTGCTGAAGTTTCTTCTGCTGTTGTTAGCCAG AATTTGCGGCCAGAAATCCCTCGATGTTGCCCAAGTTCTCTTGCAAATATCATGAAGAAGTGCTGGGACGCAAACCCAGAGAAACGGCCCGATATGGATGAGGTTGTGAGGTTGTTGGAAGCAGTCGACACGAGCAAAGGAGGAGGAATGATACCCGAAGACCAAGCCGGAGGCTGTTTCTGCTTTGCTCCCACACGAGGACCATGA